One segment of uncultured Fibrobacter sp. DNA contains the following:
- a CDS encoding M12 family metallo-peptidase: MFFFAVCLAACNSVEPPETDEGFIPDGELQFALIPNDNVPGDSVDANLAHGVRIFVHPNAHYELSFDIDGYASANPQLRLFRVYWNERLKTYAASWVRSIKPSVENGRYVYKFVCEESDRSIWITSLNDGKGFYEGATRNVRLKAYGDYSDHFSANLIVAGKIKDLDVSYDSLAKMLQAGFKKFYTSVKLDTVYVRFAHEHPVIGKKYPKTEPWIAGRSSEDQMMTELGGWPEEDVFSALDIVLVHRFKQEGLLGLSDMFGSNMGGGSGSTVVVANHNRQDGEDMVVNAERIVYTALHETGHFFGLRHTTATHSDQTANGDYSVYDDGFTDTPYCFQKGSRKVVFAKDGMVSDYRDPFRRLAPRYDFTPTYQSLSDISRCPDASNFMFPMESETELVGFSEQQLSVIRTNLMIMPH; this comes from the coding sequence TTGTTCTTTTTTGCGGTATGCCTTGCGGCATGTAATTCGGTAGAACCTCCTGAAACGGACGAGGGCTTTATACCGGATGGCGAATTGCAGTTTGCCCTTATTCCCAATGACAATGTCCCTGGGGATTCGGTAGATGCGAATTTGGCACATGGGGTGAGAATATTCGTGCATCCGAATGCACATTATGAGCTTTCGTTCGACATAGACGGTTATGCCTCGGCGAATCCCCAATTGCGGTTATTCCGTGTTTACTGGAACGAACGACTCAAAACCTATGCGGCTTCTTGGGTCCGTTCGATAAAGCCATCTGTGGAAAATGGACGTTACGTGTACAAATTTGTATGCGAAGAAAGCGATCGTTCGATTTGGATTACCAGTTTAAATGACGGGAAAGGCTTCTACGAAGGGGCGACTAGGAATGTCCGGCTCAAGGCGTATGGTGATTATTCCGATCATTTCTCGGCCAATCTTATTGTTGCAGGGAAAATCAAGGATCTTGATGTCAGTTATGATAGCCTTGCCAAAATGCTCCAGGCCGGGTTCAAAAAATTCTATACAAGTGTGAAACTGGATACCGTCTATGTGCGTTTTGCTCATGAGCATCCAGTCATTGGGAAAAAGTACCCGAAAACGGAACCGTGGATTGCGGGGCGTTCTTCTGAAGACCAAATGATGACAGAATTGGGCGGTTGGCCCGAAGAGGATGTCTTTTCTGCGCTGGATATCGTTTTGGTCCATCGGTTCAAACAGGAAGGCCTGCTCGGTTTGTCGGACATGTTTGGCTCAAATATGGGCGGCGGTAGTGGGAGTACTGTTGTTGTAGCGAATCATAACCGGCAGGACGGCGAAGACATGGTTGTCAATGCCGAACGCATTGTGTATACCGCATTGCATGAGACCGGGCATTTCTTTGGACTCCGGCATACGACGGCGACTCATTCGGACCAAACTGCGAATGGGGATTATTCCGTTTATGATGATGGTTTTACGGACACGCCTTATTGTTTCCAGAAGGGTAGCCGTAAGGTTGTGTTTGCGAAGGATGGGATGGTATCGGATTATAGGGATCCTTTCCGTCGGTTGGCTCCTCGCTACGATTTCACTCCAACTTATCAGTCTTTATCTGATATTTCTCGCTGTCCCGATGCGTCTAATTTCATGTTCCCCATGGAATCCGAGACTGAACTTGTGGGGTTCAGTGAGCAACAGCTCAGTGTTATTCGAACAAATCTTATGATTATGCCTCACTAG
- a CDS encoding DNA internalization-related competence protein ComEC/Rec2 produces the protein MSNPFKETHLSAKKTFQDLLSPIVGKPALTCALVLMGTYASFDVPTFAPALMLTLAIANHFFPRSRQWVVFLSLAAGIVSYDFANGGSWSFLLMSGNRSTYEHSQQAPPKDGCGRVESVIRRAKGNAYIIKTSVGNETYRLRIAERKMQSKPKVKKTPSEMQEPMVFADTASAGQPLDLYSVTSEPIVVPRWATKATTARAANPGDTLCYSASWYPVSPPRVPGAFDTRGWLKSQGFAAYGRFNDYKIVGSSWIPERTFANFRKWIESRFADYLDPAETGLLLGLLAGDRSGIPEALRSDFQRSGLVHVLAISGFHVVLLAGILMIFLKATGLPLRAVRIIAVALLFLYIPVTGGSPAVRRAVLMFSVPQIGALFQRPANTMNSLGVALILILLPEPGILWNPGFQLSVAATAGILIGSPLNPFANFPESLKKNKLWNTLRAFAIDPTYVTLCATLATAPFLVHHFKTLSPMAWLGNIVVVPGISWGMQAGLFALISPIDFMREHFCYAASFFLRLASLLTRLISDSSIASVTIGPFSPAILLLIGFALTFIPAIRRNRIARIYCVSCLVLFAGIFCYNSYAKVTHPTWKLTTIDVGQGDSHLVEAPSGRHFLVDAGDNSRQDSGKDIIVPFLHHIGVRELDALIITHPDKDHFGGAKSILKTFPVKELWASDCAIKERKPEWQQVIQEARKRNIPIRKIHRGILWKETYFEMQTIHPRNDICVEANEGSITLRLKGLGHSAVLTGDLTIKGEKEIMKTDAYLKSDVLKLGHHGSKTSSSVPFLNAVNPTYAIIPSGKNNRFRHPSKEVVQRLDSLNIPYINTAERGSISITFSEDTTIIQTMLE, from the coding sequence ATGTCCAATCCATTCAAAGAAACTCATTTGTCCGCCAAAAAAACGTTCCAAGACCTGCTATCGCCCATAGTAGGCAAGCCCGCACTCACTTGCGCGCTCGTTCTCATGGGGACATACGCCAGTTTCGATGTTCCAACATTCGCTCCGGCACTGATGCTTACGCTCGCGATAGCGAACCACTTTTTCCCGCGATCGAGGCAATGGGTCGTATTCCTGAGCCTTGCCGCTGGCATCGTAAGCTACGATTTTGCGAACGGAGGTTCATGGTCATTCCTCCTCATGTCGGGAAATCGTTCAACATACGAACACAGCCAGCAAGCACCTCCCAAAGACGGATGCGGTCGAGTGGAATCGGTCATCCGCAGGGCCAAGGGGAACGCCTACATCATCAAGACGAGTGTAGGCAATGAAACCTACCGCTTAAGGATTGCAGAGCGTAAGATGCAAAGCAAGCCGAAAGTGAAAAAAACTCCGAGCGAAATGCAGGAACCCATGGTATTTGCAGACACAGCCAGTGCGGGTCAACCTTTGGATTTGTATTCCGTGACAAGCGAACCTATCGTCGTACCACGTTGGGCAACGAAAGCAACCACGGCGAGGGCGGCGAATCCGGGCGACACCCTCTGCTACAGCGCATCGTGGTACCCGGTGTCGCCCCCGCGGGTGCCGGGCGCGTTCGACACCCGCGGCTGGCTCAAGAGCCAGGGATTCGCCGCCTACGGGCGGTTCAACGACTACAAGATTGTCGGCAGCAGTTGGATTCCCGAGCGGACATTCGCCAACTTCCGCAAGTGGATTGAATCACGTTTTGCCGACTACCTCGACCCTGCCGAGACCGGACTCCTGCTAGGCCTTCTCGCCGGCGACCGGAGCGGCATTCCCGAAGCCCTCCGCAGCGATTTCCAGCGGTCCGGACTCGTCCACGTGCTCGCCATCAGCGGTTTCCACGTCGTCCTTCTCGCAGGCATCCTCATGATTTTCCTCAAGGCGACCGGGCTCCCCCTGCGCGCCGTACGGATTATCGCCGTCGCCTTGCTGTTCCTCTACATTCCCGTCACGGGCGGTTCCCCCGCCGTACGCCGCGCCGTCCTCATGTTCTCCGTGCCACAAATCGGCGCACTCTTCCAGCGACCCGCCAACACGATGAACAGCCTCGGGGTCGCCCTCATCCTCATCCTGCTCCCCGAGCCGGGCATCCTCTGGAATCCCGGCTTCCAACTTTCCGTCGCGGCCACCGCGGGCATCCTTATCGGAAGCCCGCTCAACCCGTTCGCCAACTTCCCGGAATCCCTGAAAAAGAACAAACTCTGGAACACCCTCCGAGCATTCGCCATCGACCCCACTTACGTCACCTTGTGTGCCACCCTCGCCACCGCCCCGTTCCTCGTCCACCATTTCAAGACACTCTCCCCGATGGCTTGGCTCGGGAACATCGTGGTCGTTCCCGGAATTTCGTGGGGCATGCAAGCCGGCCTTTTCGCCCTGATTTCACCTATCGACTTTATGCGCGAACATTTCTGCTACGCCGCCAGTTTCTTCTTGCGCCTGGCAAGCCTCCTTACGCGGCTCATCTCAGATTCCTCCATCGCCTCCGTCACCATCGGGCCGTTCAGCCCGGCCATCCTTTTGCTCATCGGCTTCGCGCTGACCTTCATTCCCGCAATCCGGCGCAACCGAATTGCCCGCATCTATTGCGTCTCGTGCCTAGTCCTTTTCGCCGGGATATTCTGCTACAACAGCTACGCCAAGGTAACACACCCGACGTGGAAACTGACGACCATTGATGTCGGACAAGGCGACAGCCATCTCGTCGAGGCTCCATCGGGCAGGCACTTCCTCGTGGATGCCGGCGACAACAGCAGGCAAGATTCCGGCAAAGACATCATCGTTCCATTTCTGCATCACATCGGCGTGCGGGAACTCGACGCCCTCATCATAACACACCCCGACAAAGACCATTTCGGCGGCGCCAAATCCATCCTGAAAACATTCCCCGTCAAAGAGCTTTGGGCAAGCGACTGCGCCATCAAAGAACGTAAACCCGAATGGCAACAAGTCATCCAAGAAGCACGGAAAAGGAACATTCCCATCCGAAAAATCCATCGTGGCATCCTGTGGAAAGAAACCTACTTTGAAATGCAGACCATCCACCCGCGAAACGACATCTGCGTCGAAGCCAACGAAGGGAGTATCACGCTTCGACTCAAAGGGCTCGGGCATTCCGCAGTCCTCACCGGAGACCTCACCATCAAAGGCGAAAAAGAAATCATGAAAACAGACGCTTATCTGAAAAGCGACGTGTTAAAGCTCGGGCACCACGGTTCCAAAACATCCAGCAGCGTACCGTTCCTGAACGCAGTCAATCCCACGTACGCCATCATCCCTAGCGGGAAAAACAACCGGTTCCGGCATCCGAGCAAAGAAGTCGTACAGCGGCTCGATTCGTTGAACATTCCCTACATCAATACAGCAGAACGGGGAAGCATATCGATTACGTTCTCCGAAGACACCACCATTATCCAGACCATGCTGGAGTAG